A region from the Halosolutus gelatinilyticus genome encodes:
- a CDS encoding HpcH/HpaI aldolase/citrate lyase family protein: MVRRSVLFTPGDRSEMLRKAPNAGADVIVFDLEDAVSPTRKDEARDAVRDVLADPEFDPDCEVCVRVNATDDAIKADLDTLLASPDEVRLDSLMLPKASAADDVRALADRLATWSVSAPVLALIESARGVLAAPEIAAVPATDALVFGAEDLSADIGATRTAEGTEVLYARERVVVAAAAHDCEAIDTLVTDFQDDEGLREDAERSVRLGYDGKLAIHPAQVGPINEAFTPDESEIEWAEAVLEARREAEAEGRGVFEVDGEMIDAPLIAQARRIRDRAEAASDGA; this comes from the coding sequence ATGGTACGTCGAAGCGTCCTGTTTACCCCTGGTGATCGTTCCGAGATGCTCCGTAAAGCCCCGAACGCGGGGGCCGACGTGATCGTCTTCGATCTCGAGGACGCCGTGTCCCCGACGCGCAAGGACGAAGCGAGAGACGCGGTTCGCGACGTTCTCGCCGACCCAGAATTCGACCCCGACTGCGAGGTCTGCGTTCGCGTCAACGCGACTGACGACGCGATCAAGGCCGATCTCGATACCCTGCTCGCGTCCCCCGACGAGGTCCGCCTCGACAGCCTGATGCTTCCGAAAGCGAGCGCCGCGGACGACGTTCGCGCGCTCGCCGATCGACTCGCCACCTGGAGCGTCTCCGCGCCGGTGCTGGCGCTGATCGAGAGCGCTCGCGGCGTCCTCGCGGCGCCGGAGATCGCGGCGGTTCCGGCGACCGACGCGCTGGTATTCGGCGCCGAGGACCTCTCGGCCGATATCGGTGCGACGCGGACCGCAGAGGGAACGGAAGTTCTCTACGCACGCGAACGCGTCGTCGTCGCGGCCGCGGCCCACGACTGCGAGGCGATCGACACCCTGGTGACCGACTTCCAGGACGACGAGGGCCTGCGCGAGGACGCCGAGCGATCGGTTCGGCTCGGTTACGACGGGAAGCTGGCGATCCACCCCGCGCAGGTCGGCCCGATCAATGAGGCGTTCACCCCGGACGAAAGCGAGATCGAGTGGGCCGAGGCGGTTCTCGAGGCCAGGCGGGAGGCCGAGGCCGAGGGACGGGGCGTCTTCGAGGTCGACGGCGAGATGATCGACGCGCCGCTGATCGCGCAGGCGCGACGAATCCGCGATCGTGCCGAGGCCGCCAGCGACGGCGCGTAA